One window from the genome of Emys orbicularis isolate rEmyOrb1 chromosome 10, rEmyOrb1.hap1, whole genome shotgun sequence encodes:
- the PDPK1 gene encoding 3-phosphoinositide-dependent protein kinase 1 isoform X3, producing MASTSSHLYDAVPIQSSVVICSCPSPSMVRNQTDSSTPSVITTCGSRKGSNMEGTAAESRSSSNSLQQHSGQQPPQPRKKRRENFKFGKILGEGSFSTTIIWNCGKIPTKIKVVLARELATSREYAIKILEKRHIIKENKVPYVTRERDVMSRLDHPFFVKLYFTFQDDEKLYFGLSYAKNGELLKYIRKIGSFDETCTRFYTAEIVSALEYLHGKGIIHRDLKPENILLNEEMHIQITDFGTAKVLSADSRQARANSFVGTAQYVSPELLTEKSACKSSDLWALGCIIYQLVAGLPPFRAGNEYLIFQKIIKLEYDFPEKFFPKAKDLVEKLLVLDATKRLGCEEMGGYGPLKAHPFFESITWENLHHQTPPKLTAYLPAMSEDDEDCYGNYDNLLSQFGCMQVSGSASSPSLSAPETSHPQTSGNIEQYIHDLDNNSFELDLQFSEDEKRLLLAKQAGGNPWHQFVENNLILKMGPVDKRKPNRTYYLMDPSGNAHKWCKKIHEVWRHRYHQNAAK from the exons TATGATGCTGTTCCAATCCAGTCGAGTGTGGTTATATGTTCCTGCCCATCCCCATCAATGGTGAGGAACCAGACAGATTCCAGCACTCCATCTGTCATTACCACCTGTGGCAGCAGAAAGGGGTCTAACATGGAGGGAACTGCAGCTGAATCAAGGTCTAGTTCAAACTCCCTACAGCAACATTCAGGACAACAGCCTCCACAGCCTCGAAAAAAACGACGTGAGAATTTCAAATTTGGGAAAATTCTGGGTGAAGGATCTTTCTCAACA ACTATCATATGGAACTGTGGCAAAATccctactaaaatcaag GTTGTCTTGGCCCGAGAATTGGCAACTTCCAGAGAATATGCCA TTAAAATTCTAGAAAAACGTCATATCATAAAAGAAAATAAGGTCCCCTATGTgaccagagagagagatgtaatGTCCCGTCTGGATCACCCTTTCTTTGTGAAACTCTACTTCACATTTCAGGATGATGAAAAGCTGT ATTTTGGACTTAGCTATGCCAAAAATGGAGAGCTTCTAAAATACATTCGCAAAATTGGCTCATTTGATGAGACCTGTACCAGGTTTTATACTGCTGAAATTGTATCAGCATTAGAGTACTTGCATGGAAAGGGAATAATTCACAG GGACCTTAAGCCAGAGAACATTTTGCTAAATGAAGAGATGCACATTCAAATAACAGACTTTGGAACAGCAAAAGTATTATCTGCAGATAGTAGACAAG CACGGGCAAACTCATTTGTAGGGACAGCGCAATACGTTTCTCCGGAATTATTGACAGAAAAATCTGCTTGTAAAAG TTCTGACCTCTGGGCTCTTGGATGTATAATATACCAGCTTGTAGCCGGATTGCCACCATTTAGAGCTGG CAATGAATATCTTATATTTCAGAAGATAATTAAGTTGGAATATGACTTCCCAGAAAAATTCTTCCCCAAGGCAAAAGACCTTGTGGAAAAACTTTTG GTTCTGGATGCTACAAAGAGATTAGGCTGTGAAGAAATGGGAGGGTATGGACCTCTTAAGGCTCATCCATTCTTTGAATCCATTACATGGGAGAATCTGCATCATCAGACACCCCCAAAGCTCACAGCATATTTACCCGCTATGTCTGAAGATGATGAGGATTGTTATGGAAAT TACGACAATCTCCTGAGTCAATTTGGTTGCATGCAAGTTTCTGGTTCGGCATCCTCCCCTTCACTATCTGCCCCAGAGACAAGTCACCCACAAACATCAGGGAACATAGAACAGTACATTCACGATCTTGACAATAACTCCTTTGAGTTGGACTTGCAGTTTTCTGAAGATGAGAAGAGACTACTACTGGCAAAACAGGCTGGTGGAAATCCATG gCACCAGTTTGTAGAAAACAACTTAATACTAAAAATGGGTCCAGTAGATAAAAGAAAG